From a single Cytophagales bacterium WSM2-2 genomic region:
- a CDS encoding MFS transporter: MNQLTLNNPRTVRAWCMYDWANSVYSLVITSAIFPVYYQSVTTTADGKDIVNFLGFEVVNSVLYSYALSFSFLIIVPLLPLLSGMADYTGNKKFFMKLFCYTGALACMGFYFFTSTSLHWGILCVILASVGYSGSLVFYDAYLPEIASEDQLDKTSARGYSYGYYGSVIMMVIALVFILAPTTFGFPDAGLATRFSFLLVGAWWIGFAQIPFLKLPDNPYHRNPGKGKLMKGYHELLKVWQSMKENRDIKFYIIAYFFYNMGVQTVMYLAATFGAKELKLPSEKLIGTVLLIQIVAAVGATLFARFSNRKGNRTALITIICLWVVICIGAYFVMNEYEFYAVAFAVGMVMGGVQALSRATYSKLIPQNSVQHASYFSFYDITFNLSVVFGTFSYGLIEHITGSMRNSTLALASYFIIGLILLLQVKSKAIQKSKDLA; this comes from the coding sequence ATGAACCAACTCACACTCAACAACCCGCGCACCGTACGCGCCTGGTGTATGTACGACTGGGCGAACTCTGTTTACTCACTCGTCATTACGTCAGCGATCTTTCCTGTCTATTATCAATCAGTGACAACCACGGCCGATGGAAAGGACATTGTTAATTTTCTGGGATTCGAAGTAGTCAATTCGGTGTTGTATTCTTACGCATTGTCGTTTTCATTCTTGATAATTGTACCGCTGCTGCCTTTGCTATCCGGCATGGCAGATTACACGGGAAACAAGAAGTTTTTCATGAAATTATTTTGCTATACGGGAGCTCTCGCGTGCATGGGCTTTTACTTTTTTACGTCTACTTCACTGCATTGGGGAATTTTGTGTGTGATCCTGGCTAGTGTTGGATATTCGGGCAGCTTGGTATTCTATGATGCCTACCTTCCTGAAATCGCTTCTGAAGATCAGTTGGATAAGACCAGCGCCAGGGGTTATTCTTACGGGTACTATGGCAGTGTGATCATGATGGTGATTGCGCTGGTATTCATCCTGGCGCCAACTACGTTTGGATTTCCGGATGCCGGACTTGCTACCCGGTTCTCATTTCTATTGGTGGGTGCGTGGTGGATCGGCTTTGCACAAATTCCTTTTTTAAAGCTTCCCGACAATCCGTATCACCGGAATCCCGGTAAGGGAAAGTTGATGAAAGGCTATCATGAATTGCTGAAAGTGTGGCAGAGCATGAAAGAAAATCGTGATATCAAATTTTACATTATTGCTTATTTCTTCTACAACATGGGAGTACAGACTGTGATGTACCTGGCTGCAACTTTTGGAGCCAAAGAGCTTAAGCTTCCTTCCGAAAAATTGATTGGCACAGTACTTCTGATCCAAATAGTGGCTGCAGTCGGGGCTACTTTGTTTGCACGGTTTTCCAATCGCAAAGGAAATAGGACAGCTTTAATTACCATCATTTGCCTGTGGGTTGTGATATGTATCGGGGCTTATTTTGTTATGAATGAATATGAATTCTATGCGGTAGCTTTTGCAGTGGGTATGGTGATGGGTGGAGTGCAAGCTTTATCCCGGGCAACTTATTCTAAACTTATCCCACAAAACTCAGTTCAGCATGCCTCCTATTTTAGTTTCTATGACATCACTTTCAATCTATCAGTTGTGTTTGGGACTTTTAGCTACGGTTTGATAGAACACATCACCGGGAGTATGCGCAATAGTACACTTGCACTGGCTTCTTATTTTATCATCGGACTGATCTTATTACTTCAAGTCAAGTCGAAGGCGATTCAAAAGAGCAAGGACCTTGCGTAA
- a CDS encoding quercetin 2,3-dioxygenase, protein MMDYNSKFYFPPTGKPRGVGVHPHRGFETVTIAYKGKVAHHDSSGNSGVIGEGDVQWMTAASGVLHKEYHEKNFSKAGGDFQMVQLWVNLPSKDKMSKPKYQGITNAQIGKYQLLNDSGIIEVIAGQYKDVKGAASTFTPVHLLNAKLKKGGEAEFSFPASYNTALVIIDGSVKVNDSESAPANHFVLFKNEGEQFKLTATEDATVLVLSGEPIKEPIAAYGPFVMNTQAELVQAFGDFENGKFGALED, encoded by the coding sequence ATGATGGACTACAATTCCAAATTTTACTTCCCTCCTACAGGCAAACCGAGAGGTGTGGGAGTTCACCCGCACCGGGGATTTGAAACTGTAACTATTGCATACAAAGGCAAAGTTGCCCATCATGACAGCTCTGGCAACAGTGGAGTAATCGGTGAAGGAGATGTACAATGGATGACTGCTGCCTCAGGCGTGTTGCACAAAGAATATCATGAAAAAAATTTCAGTAAAGCTGGTGGCGATTTTCAAATGGTACAGCTTTGGGTGAACCTTCCGTCAAAGGATAAAATGTCGAAGCCAAAATACCAGGGCATCACCAATGCACAGATCGGAAAATATCAATTGCTCAATGATAGCGGAATCATTGAAGTCATTGCCGGGCAATATAAAGATGTAAAGGGCGCTGCTTCCACTTTTACTCCCGTGCATTTGCTAAACGCTAAACTGAAAAAAGGCGGTGAAGCAGAATTCTCATTTCCAGCATCGTACAATACGGCATTGGTAATTATTGACGGAAGTGTGAAAGTTAACGACAGCGAAAGTGCCCCTGCCAATCATTTCGTCTTGTTTAAAAATGAAGGCGAGCAATTCAAACTCACCGCAACAGAAGACGCTACTGTGCTGGTGTTGAGTGGAGAGCCAATCAAAGAGCCGATTGCCGCTTATGGACCTTTTGTGATGAACACACAGGCTGAACTAGTACAGGCTTTCGGTGATTTCGAAAATGGAAAATTTGGTGCACTGGAAGATTAA
- a CDS encoding serine hydrolase — protein sequence MNLLRTSLTVLTLITFGSRLSAQEYFPDSVWQTKKATEVKMNSQLLDSAVRFAIHSETKTDIDLRVAVLKSYINEPGYKILGPMKNRGKSAGIILRKGYIVAQWGDVKRVDMDFSVTKSYLSTVAGLAYDARLIKSVDDRVGEYVEEKFEGEHNSKITWRHLLTQSSDWSGCLFENCDWADRPPKQGGIDDWKNRKLLEPGSSFEYNDVRVNLMAYSLLQVWRKPLPVVLKEKIMDPIGASSTWRWHGYENSYVPVDGTMMQSVSGGGHHGGGIFINTLDQARFGLLFLRKGKWKNQQLISQQWVNAVRQPSAANKAYGFMWWTNQTNELGNISKDIYYANGYGGNYIVIDNEHDLVIAVRWLDTQKLGELVRLVISATQ from the coding sequence ATGAATTTATTGCGTACCAGCTTAACAGTTTTAACATTAATCACGTTTGGATCACGCCTTTCAGCACAGGAATATTTCCCTGATTCTGTATGGCAAACCAAAAAAGCAACTGAAGTGAAAATGAATTCTCAGCTTCTGGACAGTGCTGTGAGATTTGCCATTCATAGTGAAACAAAAACGGACATTGACTTAAGAGTTGCAGTTCTTAAATCATACATCAATGAGCCAGGTTATAAAATTCTTGGCCCAATGAAGAATCGCGGAAAATCAGCTGGCATCATTCTCCGAAAGGGATACATTGTAGCTCAGTGGGGAGATGTGAAGCGTGTGGATATGGACTTCAGCGTCACCAAGAGCTATCTTTCTACGGTAGCAGGACTTGCTTATGACGCCCGTCTTATCAAAAGCGTTGATGACAGGGTTGGCGAATATGTAGAAGAAAAATTTGAGGGTGAACACAACTCAAAAATCACCTGGAGACATCTACTCACGCAATCTTCCGACTGGTCGGGATGCTTATTTGAAAATTGTGATTGGGCTGATCGGCCGCCTAAGCAAGGAGGGATTGATGACTGGAAAAACAGGAAACTACTTGAGCCTGGTTCTTCTTTTGAATATAATGATGTGCGTGTCAATCTGATGGCCTATTCATTGCTGCAAGTCTGGCGCAAGCCGTTGCCTGTAGTTCTCAAGGAAAAAATAATGGACCCGATAGGCGCCTCTTCCACCTGGCGCTGGCATGGCTATGAAAATTCGTACGTACCTGTGGACGGCACAATGATGCAATCCGTTAGTGGGGGCGGGCACCATGGTGGGGGTATCTTTATCAACACACTTGATCAGGCACGGTTCGGGCTGCTTTTCTTGCGAAAAGGGAAATGGAAAAATCAGCAACTGATCTCACAACAATGGGTGAATGCCGTCCGACAGCCTTCAGCGGCCAATAAGGCCTACGGTTTTATGTGGTGGACAAACCAAACCAACGAATTGGGCAACATCTCCAAGGATATTTACTATGCCAATGGATATGGTGGAAACTATATTGTCATTGACAATGAGCATGACCTTGTCATTGCTGTGCGGTGGCTTGATACACAGAAACTTGGCGAGCTTGTCCGCCTGGTGATCAGTGCTACTCAATAG
- a CDS encoding fatty acid hydroxylase: MEILELLKNEIFGFFSVHGLIDLINSGNYSSLRTWDGITTALSPLIPFIVVLEMIMAFAHKRFHASEYKIPFFIYVFNRIAGRYISLGVMAFCLGFFQPLAIVHTSLTWYWFIYGYIAWELSHFVYHYLAHKVRLLWCLHSTHHAPEQMNLSVTYAHFILEAPYADFIRTSICMLLGVNPVMLFAIMFIDGTWGGFIHVGENFMKDTRFGLIGKMILTPSHHRVHHARNPLYMDTNFCNLLNIWDRIFKTYQPEQTHIEIQYGITRTINSGNFLDVYFGEFYYLWKDIANAPGILNKLRYIIMPPGWSHSGDHKMASVIRNEYLKNQSVQ, from the coding sequence GTGGAAATACTTGAGCTCCTTAAAAATGAAATCTTCGGATTTTTTTCAGTGCACGGATTGATTGATCTCATCAACTCGGGCAATTATAGCTCACTTCGAACCTGGGACGGAATTACGACAGCACTCTCACCATTAATTCCTTTCATCGTAGTTCTTGAGATGATTATGGCGTTTGCGCATAAGAGGTTTCATGCGTCAGAATATAAAATCCCTTTTTTTATCTACGTGTTCAACCGGATTGCAGGCCGTTATATTTCGCTGGGCGTGATGGCTTTTTGTCTCGGCTTTTTTCAGCCACTCGCAATCGTTCACACTTCGCTGACCTGGTACTGGTTTATTTATGGCTACATCGCCTGGGAGCTATCTCATTTTGTCTACCATTACCTCGCCCATAAGGTAAGGCTGCTTTGGTGCCTGCACTCCACACATCATGCACCGGAGCAAATGAATCTGTCGGTAACTTATGCTCATTTTATTTTGGAAGCGCCTTATGCCGATTTCATTCGCACTTCGATTTGCATGCTCCTGGGGGTAAACCCTGTCATGTTATTTGCCATCATGTTCATAGACGGCACCTGGGGAGGGTTTATCCACGTAGGTGAAAATTTTATGAAGGACACTCGCTTTGGTCTTATAGGAAAGATGATACTCACACCTTCGCATCATCGCGTTCATCATGCCCGCAACCCGCTTTACATGGACACTAATTTTTGTAACCTGCTGAATATTTGGGACAGGATTTTTAAAACTTACCAGCCGGAACAAACGCACATTGAAATTCAATATGGAATAACACGGACAATCAACTCCGGAAATTTCCTTGACGTCTACTTTGGTGAATTCTACTACCTCTGGAAAGATATTGCCAACGCGCCCGGCATTCTGAACAAACTGCGCTACATTATAATGCCACCCGGCTGGAGTCATTCAGGTGATCACAAAATGGCCAGTGTCATCCGGAATGAGTATTTGAAAAATCAATCAGTGCAGTAA
- the marR gene encoding MarR family transcriptional regulator, translating to MKSSENPFQVEKAEDSSGFLLWQVTNLWQREIRKALEKHGLTHSQFVLMASIHWLTLSKQDVTQILLSSHTKIDPMTTSTVLRTLQTKGFLKRQEHQTDTRAKTVSLTDKGIKTIILAVKTVEQFDNEFFSPLGKQIKDFNKKLVELLSKSAPKE from the coding sequence ATGAAGTCATCTGAAAATCCATTCCAGGTCGAGAAAGCTGAAGACAGTTCCGGGTTCCTGCTGTGGCAAGTCACCAACTTGTGGCAACGGGAAATCCGGAAAGCCTTGGAAAAACATGGGCTAACACATTCTCAATTTGTTCTGATGGCAAGTATTCATTGGCTCACTCTGTCCAAACAAGACGTTACTCAGATTCTACTGTCGTCTCACACCAAAATTGATCCGATGACTACGTCCACGGTATTGCGCACACTTCAAACAAAGGGATTTCTCAAACGCCAAGAACATCAAACCGACACGCGGGCTAAAACCGTTTCGCTTACTGATAAAGGAATCAAAACGATAATCCTGGCGGTAAAGACAGTAGAGCAGTTTGACAATGAGTTTTTTTCACCGTTGGGTAAGCAAATTAAAGATTTCAATAAGAAACTTGTTGAGTTGCTTTCTAAAAGCGCACCGAAGGAATAG
- a CDS encoding TIGR02453 family protein: MKILIEKSTFEFLKRLKRNNNREWFQKNKDLYVEAHANVAAWVDLLIHKMNQHDMIQTVSGKESLYRIYNDVRFSEDKTPYNPRFFGYLKRQKPLLRGGYYYWIKPGESRVGCGFAYPHPDILKRVREDIDFNYDDWYKLLSNKKLKNNFGEMQGDQVKTAPRGFPKDHPAIKLLRYKQYWFEHSFTDDEVLAADFVDKVNTTFKAIRPFFNYMTEILSTDKNGEVV, translated from the coding sequence ATGAAGATTCTGATAGAAAAGTCAACGTTCGAATTCCTGAAGCGACTCAAAAGGAATAACAATCGTGAATGGTTTCAGAAAAATAAAGATCTCTATGTTGAAGCACACGCCAATGTCGCTGCTTGGGTAGACTTATTGATTCATAAAATGAATCAGCACGACATGATTCAAACCGTAAGCGGAAAGGAAAGCTTGTACCGGATATACAATGACGTGCGTTTTTCTGAAGATAAAACTCCCTACAATCCCCGGTTTTTCGGTTATCTGAAAAGGCAAAAGCCACTACTTCGGGGCGGTTATTATTACTGGATAAAACCTGGAGAATCACGCGTGGGTTGTGGATTTGCATACCCCCATCCTGATATCCTGAAACGTGTTCGAGAAGACATTGATTTCAACTACGATGACTGGTATAAATTACTTTCAAATAAAAAACTAAAAAATAATTTCGGGGAAATGCAAGGTGACCAGGTGAAAACTGCACCCCGTGGGTTCCCTAAAGATCATCCTGCTATCAAACTGCTTCGCTACAAACAATATTGGTTTGAGCATTCGTTTACCGATGATGAAGTTTTAGCGGCAGACTTCGTGGATAAGGTCAATACCACCTTTAAAGCCATTCGTCCTTTTTTTAATTACATGACTGAAATTTTATCGACCGATAAAAATGGTGAGGTAGTATAA